In Euphorbia lathyris chromosome 10, ddEupLath1.1, whole genome shotgun sequence, a single genomic region encodes these proteins:
- the LOC136209207 gene encoding pentatricopeptide repeat-containing protein At5g03800, translating to MAAIIPQPVSTISPISPFFHSSSPFPFPLKSTKTPTFSLAHPSSTFKPNPRHELHSHPPFSASASANQSILSPDSNSTKPLFHLHSLDNSTSSSDTTTDSIIDIDHLLNLLRLSHKYTDFELARAVHASILKFSEDTYLGNAVIVAYLKLGVLRDAYKVFKGLNCPNVVSYTVLISSFAKVSREREAIELFFEMRSLGIEPNEYSFVAILTACIRILDFELGLQIHALTIKTGVLESVFVANVLMGLYGKSGCLDYAIQVFDEMPQRDITTWNTVLSSLVNEKSYGKALDIFRDLCCSTGLKADHFTLSTVLTACAGFSAVLGGREAHGHAIRIGLGSNLSLNNAILGFYTKCRNLKDAEALFEIMPVRDVISWTQMIVAFMEFGLVDSAMKLFEKMPEKNSISYNVVLGGFCSNGEGLKALQFFLKMVHEEVELTDFTLTSIVNACGILMNFKISRQIHGFIVKFGFGSNVCIETALLEMYTRCGRMGDANRMFRRWPSDQDSSIIITSMLCGYARNGMPEKAIYLFYKSQSEGAIIVDEVVLSSVLGICGTLGFHDMGEQIHGYALKTGYISEIRVGNAVISMYSKCGNMDSAIKSFDSIQTHDIVSWNCLITGHLLHRQGDEALAVWSRMNNAGLKPDAITSISIISAYKHTSSNLVHECHSFFLSMKKSYGLDPTAEHYTALMRVFGFWGLLEEAEEMIINSPFEAEVSVWRSLLDSCRLHSNTSIGKSVAKRILAIEPQDASTYTLMSNLYSASGRWHCSDMVRDEMRERGFRKHPCRSWIIHQKEVHSFYVRDKAHPEAKDIYSGLDVLILECMKDGYEADTSFVLHELEEYQKKDFLFYHSAKLAATYGLLVTKPGKPIRVVKNINLCGDCHTFLKHVSAVTGREILLRDASGFHCFSNGGCSCKDYW from the coding sequence ATGGCTGCCATTATCCCACAACCTGTATCCACCATCTCCCCCATATCTCCCTTCTTTCACTCTTCTTCTCCATTTCCCTTCCCCTTAAAATCAACTAAAACACCAACATTCTCACTTGCTCACCCTTCTTCCACCTTCAAACCAAATCCCCGCCATGAACTCCACTCTCACCCCCCTTTCTCCGCCTCCGCCTCCGCCAATCAATCAATTTTATCACCGGACTCGAATTCCACCAAACCCCTTTTCCATCTCCACTCTCTCGATAACTCCACTTCTTCATCGGATACCACTACTGACTCTATCATTGACATTGACCATTTACTCAATTTACTTCGCTTGTCACATAAATACACTGATTTTGAACTTGCCCGAGCTGTTCACGCTTCAATTCTCAAGTTTTCAGAGGATACTTATCTGGGTAACGCTGTTATTGTAGCTTACCTTAAGCTGGGTGTTCTTCGTGATGCTTATAAGGTTTTCAAGGGTTTGAATTGCCCTAATGTGGTGTCTTATACTGTTTTGATTTCGAGTTTTGCTAAGGTGAGTCGAGAAAGAGAAGCAATTGAACTTTTCTTTGAGATGAGAAGTTTAGGGATTGAGCCTAATGAGTATAGTTTTGTTGCTATTTTAACTGCTTGTATTAGGATTTTGGATTTCGAATTGGGTTTGCAAATTCATGCTTTGACAATCAAGACGGGGGTTTTAGAATCTGTTTTCGTTGCAAATGTTTTGATGGGTTTATACGGGAAGTCAGGGTGTTTGGATTATGCAATtcaagtgtttgatgaaatgcctcaAAGAGATATTACTACATGGAATACTGTGTTATCGAGTTTGGTGAATGAGAAGTCATATGGGAAGGCACTAGATATATTTAGGGATTTATGCTGCTCTACTGGTTTAAAAGCTGATCATTTCACTCTATCAACTGTTCTTACTGCTTGTGCTGGATTCAGCGCTGTTTTAGGAGGGAGAGAGGCTCATGGACATGCCATTCGAATCGGGTTAGGATCTAACTTGAGTTTAAACAATGCAATTCTAGGGTTCTATACAAAGTGCAGAAATTTAAAAGATGCAGAGGCCTTGTTTGAAATCATGCCAGTTAGAGATGTAATTAGTTGGACACAAATGATTGTGGCCTTTATGGAATTCGGATTGGTCGATTCGGCTATGAAGTTATTTGAAAAGATGCCAGAGAAAAATTCAATATCTTACAATGTTGTTTTAGGTGGATTTTGCAGTAACGGCGAAGGGTTAAAGGCATTGCAGTTCTTTCTTAAGATGGTCCATGAGGAAGTAGAATTAACTGATTTCACTTTGACTAGTATTGTAAATGCCTGTGGGATACTCATGAACTTCAAAATCAGCAGGCAAATTCATGGGTTTATCGTAAAGTTCGGGTTTGGATCAAATGTTTGTATTGAAACAGCTTTACTTGAAATGTACACAAGGTGTGGAAGGATGGGTGATGCTAATAGAATGTTCCGCAGGTGGCCTTCTGATCAGGATAGCTCGATAATCATAACGTCAATGTTATGTGGCTATGCTCGAAACGGGATGCCGGAAAAGGCAATTTATCTCTTCTACAAAAGTCAATCAGAAGGGGCAATAATTGTGGATGAAGTTGTGTTGTCTTCAGTGCTTGGTATCTGTGGGACTTTAGGATTTCATGATATGGGAGAGCAAATCCACGGTTATGCTCTTAAAACCGGGTATATATCCGAAATACGAGTAGGGAACGCTGTGATTAGCATGTATTCCAAGTGTGGTAACATGGACTCTGCAATTAAATCTTTTGACTCGATACAGACACATGATATAGTTTCATGGAATTGTTTGATTACTGGCCATCTCCTTCACCGGCAAGGGGATGAAGCTTTGGCTGTCTGGTCAAGAATGAACAATGCAGGCCTAAAACCTGATGCGATCACTTCTATATCGATAATTTCGGCTTATAAACATACCAGCTCAAATTTAGTTCATGAATGCCATAGTTTTTTCCTCTCTATGAAAAAAAGTTATGGACTTGATCCCACCGCAGAGCATTATACCGCTTTGATGAGAGTATTTGGATTCTGGGGTCTCCtggaagaagcagaagaaatgATCATTAACTCGCCTTTCGAGGCGGAGGTATCCGTTTGGCGATCTTTGTTAGATAGTTGCAGACTTCATTCAAACACAAGCATTGGCAAAAGCGTAGCAAAGCGAATACTTGCTATAGAGCCACAAGATGCATCAACATATACACTTATGTCGAATCTATATTCGGCTTCTGGGAGGTGGCATTGCTCGGATATGGTGAGAGACGAAATGAGAGAACGAGGATTCCGAAAGCACCCGTGTAGAAGTTGGATTATTCATCAGAAGGAAGTCCATTCCTTTTATGTAAGAGATAAAGCTCATCCTGAAGCAAAAGACATTTACAGTGGATTAGATGTACTAATCTTGGAATGTATGAAGGATGGATACGAGGCGGACACGAGCTTCGTACTTCATGAACTAGAGGAGTATCAAAAGAAGGATTTTTTGTTCTACCATAGCGCGAAACTGGCAGCAACATATGGACTTCTGGTGACTAAACCAGGGAAACCGATTCGGGTTGTGAAGAACATAAATCTGTGTGGTGATTGTCATACATTCTTGAAACATGTTTCGGCTGTCACGGGTAGAGAGATACTGTTAAGGGATGCTTCTGGTTTTCACTGCTTCTCTAATGGCGGATGCAGCTGCAAAGATTACTGGTAA